From the genome of Toxoplasma gondii ME49 chromosome XII, whole genome shotgun sequence:
GGTCGGCTCAGCATAGACGGCATGCCTCTGCCCATGGCATTCGAGGTGTCAACCAGGGTGATCTACCTTTTTGAGGACTGGCCAACAGAGACCACGACTCAGTTTGCGGGTGCGTGTGTCGCAACATGTATCTTGGGATTCATTTGCGTCATACTTAAAGTTGTTCGGCGATACGTGGAGAAATCCCTCGTATCGCAGGAGAACGTAGGCAAGACAAAGCTTATCTTCGGTAGCTTCCCGCTGTATTCCAATAGCGTGCGCTTCCTCGTGGCTTTCGTCAACTACTCGTGGGATTACATGCTCATGCTTTTGTCGATGACCTTCAACGTAGGCATTTTCCTGAGCCTTTTGCTAGGGATTGCCCTtggtttcctttttctcggagATCTCATGAGTGTCGAAGTAGGGTCAACCAAGAAACCGTGGAAACCGTGTCAGTGTCCGAATCACCCTTGCTACACACAGCAAGAAACAGGCGAAGGCACGACAGCTCAAGCGTGCATGTCACCTGCCTAAGGCGGTACATCGGGAATCACCCGAAATCAATATTGACACAGATTTCAGAGGCAGCGCTTGAACCGGGCAGTTGTCCACCGATAAGCAGGTGTCTCGGGAAGCCGGCGGCGGAATGTGTTGCCGGCACCCGGAGAACTCTCCTTTACCACAAAATAATGTCGGGATCAGAAATAAGGGCGCCAAGGGTGTCTACGTCCCACATTCTTGACTTTCTGCTGTATAACGCCTCGATGAAGTAGATGGCTCAAGCGCTGTTACTGGCGTCCACCTCGCGAACGAATAACGAATTCGGAATGCCTCGCAGCTGGTTTGTTGGGGGTGGAGGCGGGGGGAAATAGAACTGGACAAACTGTGTGTGCGCGCAATTCCGGAGATAAGGCAGGTTCGTGGATGAgtcgtctgtcgcttcccGTCGCCGCATTCCGTCGGAGCACATCCATCGACAGGGGCTAGCGCGAACGGGGAGGCAGCACGAAACATGTGAAGTAGCTGTGACGCCGTGTATTACAAGTGCTCTGAGCATcgtttcttgctctctctctaaTCTCGGAAAACGTGCGGTACGCGCGTAGTTCTTGATATCCCATATCGGTGTCTGGGTTGGATTCTCGGTGACCCCGGTCCCTTGTGTAGTGGACCGTCTGACTTGGGGAGGCTTTGTTATTATGGACAACATTGGCGATTGCCGCACTCAAAGTCACAGTATCTAGGCTTTTAAATTTCGAGAGTGACAGGATAGTGTCGTAGAGGCAGAACCAGTTAGGGTTACGGGCGCCGAGGCTGCCGCAATGCCGCGTGGATAGGCGGACGTTCGACACTACATCACCGAAGTGGACTAGCGAaaggagcagcagaaacaagaaacagtTCAGTCGCGCTGCGTCTGTCTTTACTTTGAGACACATTTGTATATAGCGATTCCTCGTGACTGGCTGTGTTGTGGCACGCTTCTGATCCTCCGGAGCCACTACCGACACCGAAGGTGTCTGCACCTCCCTTCCCTTTGCTGTCTATGGTGGGATGTATATTTTCCGTCTAATTTTTTGTGTTGCCAAGTGCAATGGGGAGAAGTGGTCTACATCTCTTTCCGTGCGCATCTGATCTCACAGTGAGGTTTCATTATGTTGGCGTATACTCGATACGGTACTGAGTGTTTCACCACCAACACCGGGAACTTTTTTGGTCTTTCGGAACTCCTCATGTTGCAGCCATCGAACGTTCAGAGCGGGTATCAATTTTTTTGCCGCATACCGTTGATAATCATCGTTTGTTGTAATCCAGCTCAGTTTTGAAGGCACCATGGAGGAAACAATAATTCTCTGCTGGTGGGTGCATGGCGGAGGGAACATCGCCACACTGTCAGGTTTCGAGGACCTTGCGAGTAGCCACAGCCACTATGGATTGTGTTAAGACCAGGCAATATCCTAAACTTTTCAGACATTGGGAGGTCTCCTTATGTAGAGTAAGAATAGAGGTTCAACCGCGGGTGTGCCCACGGATTACTGCATGTTTAGATCCGCAGGCCAAACTCATAGGCCTTGAACACCGTACTGGAATCCGCGCTGAAAATAAACAGGGCACGTCTTGGGGAAAGTTCCTGTGAATTGTTCGCGGGTTAGAATGGAATAGCGCGGCGTTCATTGTCGACTGTAATCGTGGGACGGATAGCGCCGTAGCTCGCACTCTTTCCCTCAAAATCAAATGTCATCAGGGTTTCAGAGTAGCGACACACATGACTAGAACCCGGGGGGAAACGAACCGCTCTAGGTGTCACGCTGCGAGATGGGCAGCTGCCCTACCATTTTTTCGTTAGTTGTCATAGGCAATCAGGGAAATTCGGCGGAACGTTGGTGgcaggtgtgtgtgtgtgaattTTCTTGAAGTGTGGTATTGCATGGCATGTTCGAGTCTGACAGTTGAAGCTGCAACATCGTGGTTTTACCACCCGCTATGCACACCCACTTTTGATTTTCTGAGTGTCCTTATATCCGTACGGGGCAGCGAAACTCAATCTTCCACTTTCACATGGAACACCCCAGTGAACAGGGGTGCTTGACGAGCACCTGACTTGCGGGTTCTCTGTAAACACACCCTATCGGTCACGTTCTCGAAGACTACAGCATTGCACGGCTTTAGAGCCCAATCGAGGACCAGGGAATTTCATCTGCAATGGCCTGCTTCACATTAACATAGTTCGCCACGGAACAGAAACTAACGGCAGTCAAACTCCACTAACACAGACTTGGTCGTATGTCCGTTGAAGGAGAAAGTCTCCTGAAACGGGTGAATGTGTCGGCCCTGCATGACATGATGCTTAATCCGAAGGTGAATAGATGTTTCACAGCAGCAACGCTCTCGTTCCGTCATGGATGgctcttttttttcattAAGTTACCTGGCCTCAGCCCGGCCGCCTCACGTGTGACACGCCAGTTCGAACACACGCATATGACCCGGCGTATGCGCCTTACCTCAGGACAGTGCGGATGTTTGTTGGATTCCTCCACACTCTTCTTGTGGTTTGCATTGTCAGGAGAAGCTCTCCCCATCTCACCAGCACAATGGCTGTCAGATGCGATCCTAGAGGTGACTGAGCTCATGCATGCTGTCGAttagctgcatgcatcgtcTTCACTTGCTCCTCTTGCTGTGGTGACTCGCAAACAAGGGCTAAGCAGAACGCGGAGCACTCAGAAACTGTGACCTACACTCTTTGAGCTAAGAGAGACACATGTTTCCTTTACAGCAGAACGTTTGGCCTTGAAATTCCGGATGCTTCTTCACTACGAGGCTCTTTCATTGCCTCTCAccgcttgcatgcgcgcagtGGCGAAGCACGGCTCAATTGCTGGGGTTTTTCTTCCCCGGCTTTCCACTGAAGTGTGAAAGGTTTTGTTGGGTCTTCTGCATCAGCCCTTAACTATATCAGTTATTTTATCCGACCGGTACATTGATCTCACTCGTGGGATACTATCAGCTTTGAGGCCCTCGTCGTGCGGAGACAAACTATACACACCCACGGCTACGGCGTGGCATTGCTCTTCGCTTCCAAAAAAAAGCATGCATAGCGTCCCTACAAGTATCCTACAGTCTGCGATATAGTAAGTGTTTTTCTGCCTTACAACTGGAATGCTTGCTGTGGGGCTGCCGTTTCAACTGTACCCGCCCAAAAGGCAAACTGCCATGTTCCGCGTTACTCGCCATCCTCTACCGATTTCTCGGGggttttttcgctctttgtATTTCTTTGTCGTCTGGCTAGACAGCTACATTCCAGCCAGTTGAAACAAATGatcgcttttttctctttccagaCGTGTGAAGACAGAAAGTTGTTCCACATGGCGACTTAGATCCCCTGTGAGTGGACACTCTCCCCAGTCGCTGTTGCCTCGCCAGGTGGTTCGCTACTCGAAGAGGGCAGTTATTTGAACGACAAAAtccggaagagaaaacacgagttagggagaagaaggaatcTAGTGGGCCTCTATGAATGTGAGACTCCATTCAAAATGTGGCTGATTGGACGCGTTGTGCCTCGGTCGTTTAATGGCTTTCCCGCTAACGGTGGCGACAAATATCTCGGCGGAGCGTCTGTCGCAATGCAGTCACCTTCCGCATGCGGTCACCTTCGTCAATTCCGAGTCTGTTCTTTTCCTATCCGTTCTTCGATACCCCGGTCGCGAAGGCAACGGCTGCAGGAAACCGCAAACTCCGTGGGGAAAACACACAGAGCAGAcagcaggaaagaaggaaaccggGAGAGGCAATGGATGCAGGACTCTTCAGCACCAGTGgtgagagagcgacggacaGAGACAACGGCACACGTGGTTTTTCAACGACCTCGAAGAGATACGGAAAAGAGGAGCGATGCGACGCAggccagagagcgacggcgcaGGGGAGCCCCCAAGAAGAGGGCGTATTTCGAAAGGGGTGAGCAAGGAGAGGAACTACGTGAAATTTCGATGGCTTTTCGAGTTCCGGATACGCACCAGAAAACGGCGTTGTCTCGGCATGTCTCCGGTCTTCGTTCCCCTTGGTGGTCTTTTACAGATCGGCTTTTCGTAGGGAAGAGATTCTACCAGTCAGACCGTCAACGGGCTGCTGCCGAGGCTCAgctggagaagcgcgaggcggcTGTCTACGCGCCTCGGAGTTTTGGTCAGCTGTACGAACCGCGAAGTGCGCGCAGCAAGAAGGTGCATAGGCAATGGGTCAAAGAAGTCCCGTTCTACCTCCAACCGGCTGTGGCTGAGAGAAACGCTGTCATCAAGTCTCAGCGGGCCTTGTCAGCCGATAGTTTCCGTAGTCGATATTCGCAGAACGCTTCCTCTTTGACGACTCAAAACAGCGAAATGCCGCCTCAGCTAGCCAAGATTTTCGAACGGTCCCGTGACCAGGAAGCCTCTTCCAGAGAGGAGATCctcttcactcttcttcgcttgctGTCTTCTGTTCGGCTTCGCCAGAAGGCAgccaagcagagaagcgaacgggCGCGCGAGGGCCTCGCACAGGTGAGTGAAGGCGAGGAGGTCAAGGGGGAAAATCCTGCCCGGACGGGGGAAGCTGTGGCAATTCCTGGGCTCGACAAAGAGAACCTCAGTGCCCTGGATCAGCGAATCATGGAGTATATCGACTCTTGGACCGTCTCTGACATCGGCTTGCTGCTGGTCACTCGCCGAGAACTCCGAGATTGCTTGTCTCGCTCGAGGACCCGTGGAAGGGATCATTCTACAGATTTCGACGAAGGTGATGAAAAGCTCACACGCGCTCTTTTGCGCCGACTTGTTTTCCAACGCGGTCAGCCGTTTTCTCAGTACGCCAGTCTCTACGCTCTGCAGGCACTTCTCCACCTTTCGCAAAGTCGGCAGTTGCGCAGTACGCACGCGGCTCTGAAGACACGCAGGGGAGAAGGTGCAGGTGTGGCTGCAAGCGACGGCTTCggtgggagagaagaaggcaaggaag
Proteins encoded in this window:
- a CDS encoding Ctr copper transporter family protein (encoded by transcript TGME49_249200~Signal peptide predicted by SignalP 2.0 HMM (probability 0.905) with cleavage site probability 0.464 at residue 65~Predicted trans-membrane domain (TMHMM2.0):47-65:95-118:137-160:169-192), translating into MTISASSTARGCAAPPLHAETVARSPPSVKPATWLPPSSLFQGRWTKFLLAASALFAVTTQPVLGRLSIDGMPLPMAFEVSTRVIYLFEDWPTETTTQFAGACVATCILGFICVILKVVRRYVEKSLVSQENVGKTKLIFGSFPLYSNSVRFLVAFVNYSWDYMLMLLSMTFNVGIFLSLLLGIALGFLFLGDLMSVEVGSTKKPWKPCQCPNHPCYTQQETGEGTTAQACMSPA